In Apodemus sylvaticus chromosome 8, mApoSyl1.1, whole genome shotgun sequence, one genomic interval encodes:
- the Lrit1 gene encoding leucine-rich repeat, immunoglobulin-like domain and transmembrane domain-containing protein 1, whose protein sequence is MWVVLGMLWLLVLGGPHQAWSICPSQCSCSLHILSDGSKARTVVCSDPDLTLPPASIPPDTCKLRLERTAIRRVPGETFRPLSRLEQLWLPYNALSELSALVLRGLRRLRELRLPGNRLVTFPWAALRDTPQLQLLDLQANRLSTLPPEAAHFLENLTFLDLSNNQLMRLPEELLDTWTHLKTGPFLSRHHSRLILGLQDNPWVCDCRLYDLVHLLDGWASNLIFVEARLRCASPRSLAGVAFSQLELRKCQSPELRPGVTSIISPLGSTVLLRCGATGIPGPEMSWRRANGRPLNGTVHQEVSSDGSSWSLLDLPVVSLFDSGDYICQAKNFLGASETLISLIVTEPQTSTEYSGIPGVLWERIGEGAEAAAYNNKLVARHVPHMPEHVALATKPSMPSIKEELALQNFQMDVPAEFSREPPEHQDAQMVRSLKVVGDTYHSVSLVWKAPQAGNTTAFSVLYAVFGQRDMRRMTLEPGKTSVTIEGLAPKTKYVACVCVRGLVPTKEQCVIFSTDEVVDAEGTQRLINMVVISVAAIIALPPTLLVCCGALRRRCHKCRAGGSAEASGAYVNLERLRHSEDGSEVLSRSSLSEADRLLSARSSLDSQVLGVRGGRRINEYFC, encoded by the exons ATGTGGGTGGTCCTGGGCATGCTCTGGCTCCTCGTGCTTGGGGGTCCTCACCAGGCCTGGAGCATCTGTCCTTCTCAATGCAGCTGCAGTCTGCACATCCTGAGTGACGGCAGTAAGGCCAG GACAGTGGTGTGCAGCGACCCTGACTTGACTCTGCCCCCGGCTTCGATTCCTCCGGACACCTGCAAGCTGCGCTTAGAGAGAACCGCCATCCGCAGAGTGCCCGGAGAGACCTTCAGGCCTCTCAGCCGCCTGGAGCAGCTGTGGCTGCCCTACAATGCTCTCAGTGAGCTTAGTGCCCTCGTGCTCAGGGGCCTGCGACGCCTACGAGAGCTGCGGCTGCCCGGGAACCGCCTGGTCACTTTCCCCTGGGCTGCGCTGAGGGACACGCCGCAGCTGCAGCTGCTGGACCTGCAGGCCAACCGCCTCTCAACCTTGCCGCCTGAGGCTGCACACTTCCTGGAGAACCTTACTTTCCTGGACCTCTCCAATAACCAGCTGATGAGGCTTCCGGAGGAGCTACTGGACACGTGGACTCATCTGAAGACCGGGCCCTTCCTTTCCCGCCATCATTCCAGGCTAATCTTAG GGCTTCAGGACAACCCCTGGGTATGTGACTGTCGGCTCTACGACCTGGTTCATCTTCTAGATGGCTGGGCTTCAAACTTGATCTTCGTCGAGGCTAGACTGAGGTGTGCCAGTCCACGCAGCCTGGCTGGAGTGGCCTTCAGCcagctggagctaagaaagtGTCAGAGCCCAGAGCTGCGTCCAGGGGTGACCAGCATCATATCCCCTTTGGGTAGCACTGTATTGCTACGTTGTGGAGCAACTGGGATCCCAGGACCTGAGATGAGCTGGAGGAGGGCCAATGGGCGACCACTCAATGGCACAG TACACCAGGAAGTATCCAGTGACGGCTCAAGTTGGAGTTTGCTGGATTTGCCCGTTGTGTCTCTCTTTGACTCTGGGGACTACATCTGCCAAGCCAAGAACTTCCTGGGAGCTTCTGAAACTCTTATCTCCTTGATTGTCACTGAGCCACAGACGTCTACAGAATATAGTGGGATTCCAGGGGTCCTGTGGGAAAGGATAGGGGAAGGGGCAGAAGCTGCTGCCTATAACAACAAGCTGGTGGCCAGGCATGTTCCCCACATGCCTGAGCATGTGGCCCTGGCTACCAAGCCCTCAATGCCCAGCATAAAGGAGGAGCTGGCTCTCCAGAACTTTCAGATGGATGTCCCAGCAGAGTTCTCCAGAGAGCCACCAGAACACCAGGACGCACAGATGGTCAGGTCTCTCAAGGTGGTAGGAGATACTTACCACAGTGTGTCTTTGGTGTGGAAGGCACCTCAAGCTGGGAACACAACTGCCTTCAGTGTCCTTTATGCAGTCTTTGGGCAGAGAGACATGCGAAGGATGACTCTGGAGCCTGGGAAGACTAGTGTCACGATTGAGGGACTTGCTCCAAAGACCAAGTATgtggcatgtgtctgtgtgcgcggCCTGGTGCCTACGAAGGAACAGTGTGTCATCTTCTCTACTGACGAGGTCGTGGATGCAGAGGGCACCCAGCGACTCATCAACATGGTGGTGATCAGCGTGGCCGCCATCATTGCACTGCCTCCCACCCTGCTGGTTTGCTGCGGGGCCCTCCGAAGACGCTGCCACAAGTGCCGGGCTGGGGGCTCTGCAGAGGCATCTGGGGCCTACGTTAACTTGGAAAGACTACGCCACAGTGAGGATGGCTCAGAGGTGCTGTCCAGGAGCAGCCTCAGTGAGGCCGACAGGCTTCTCTCAGCGCGGTCCAGCCTGGACTCCCAGGTCTTGGGGGTGAGGGGCGGCAGACGCATCAATGAGTACTTCTGCTGA
- the Lrit2 gene encoding leucine-rich repeat, immunoglobulin-like domain and transmembrane domain-containing protein 2, translated as MAFVFYCFLQVLVSWVIHAVQPFCLPECTCSEESFGRSLQCMSMSSGKIPDNFPEELKQVKIENSPLFELPQGVFTNMSTLEYLWLNFNNITVIHLGALEDLPELRELRLEGNKLRSVPWTAFRATPLLRVLDLKHNRIDALPELALQFLANLTYLDISSNRLTVVSKGVFLNWPAYQKQQQLGCGAEILSNMVLSLHNNPWLCDCRLRGLAQFVKSIGPPFILVNSYLICQGPVSKAGQLLHETELGVCMKPTISAPSVNVTIQVGKNVTLQCLAQASPSPTIAWKYPLSTWREFDVLTSPVAEGIILSQLVIPAAQLVDGGNYTCMAFNSIGRSSLVILLYVQPAQVMPRLQSPSTSSGVSAYVDLRVVKQTVHGILLEWLTVTNLPEERWFTLYITSDEALRKKVVHIGPGINTYAVNDLLPATKYKACLSLRNQPPGQGQCVVFVTGKDSGGLEGRERLLHVTVVLCAVLLALPVGAYVWVSQGPYNCSEWCLRCCPLHRKTLRCPQAVPQCKDSSFKDPSAVYEDGESHRVMEEDEKIEKEGIS; from the exons atggcttttgttttttactgtttccTGCAAGTTCTGGTCTCTTGGGTTATACATGCAGTGCAGCCGTTCTGTCTGCCAGAGTGTACCTGTTCAGAGGAGAGTTTTGGCAG GAGCCTTCAGTGCATGTCTATGTCTTCGGGAAAGATTCCAGACAACTTTCCCGAAGAACTCAAGCAAGTGAAAATTGAAAACTCACCCTTATTTGAACTTCCCCAGGGGGTTTTCACCAACATGAGCACTTTGGAATACCTTTGGCTCAACTTTAACAATATCACTGTGATCCACCTAGGCGCCCTGGAGGACCTGCCTGAGCTGAGAGAGCTGAGACTGGAGGGGAACAAACTTCGTTCAGTACCATGGACAGCGTTCCGCGCCACGCCTCTCCTGCGGGTTTTGGATCTCAAACATAACAGGATTGATGCTCTCCCTGAACTGGCTCTTCAGTTCCTAGCCAACCTGACATACCTTGACATATCCTCCAATAGGCTGACAGTTGTATCCAAGGGTGTCTTCTTGAACTGGCCAGCCTATCAGAAACAACAGCAGCTTGGCTGTGGAGCTGAGATTCTCTCCAACATGGTATTGTCGCTGCACAATAATCCTTGGTTGTGTGACTGTCGTTTAAGGGGGCTTGCTCAGTTTGTCAAGTCCATTGGTCCCCCTTTCATCCTGGTGAATTCTTATCTGATATGCCAGGGTCCTGTCTCTAAGGCAGGGCAGCTTTTACATGAGACTGAGCTCGGAGTTTGTATGAAGCCAACTATTTCAGCCCCTAGTGTCAATGTCACTATCCAGGTAGGAAAGAACGTGACCCTGCAATGTTTGGCACAAGCCAGTCCCTCACCAACCATTGCATGGAAGTATCCCCTGAGCACGTGGAGAGAATTTGATG TGTTGACCTCGCCAGTTGCAGAAGGTATCATTCTATCCCAGCTTGTCATCCCAGCAGCTCAACTGGTAGATGGCGGTAATTATACTTGTATGGCCTTCAATTCCATCGGCAGAAGTTCCCTTGTCATCTTGCTCTACGTCCAGCCTGCACAGGTCATGCCTAGATTGCAGTCCCCTTCCACCTCTTCAGGGGTCAGTGCCTATGTTGACCTACGGGTGGTCAAGCAGACGGTGCATGGCATCTTGCTGGAGTGGCTCACAGTGACCAACCTCCCCGAGGAACGATGGTTCACCCTCTATATTACATCTGATGAAGCTCTCAGGAAGAAAGTGGTCCACATAGGCCCTGGAATCAACACGTATGCCGTGAATGACCTCCTCCCTGCTACAAAATATAAAGCATGTCTCAGCCTGAGGAATCAGCCTCCAGGCCAGGGTCAGTGTGTGGTCTTTGTGACAGGCAAAGACAGTGGTGGACTAGAGGGTCGTGAGCGCCTCTTGCATGTCACTGTGGTCTTGTGTGCTGTGCTCCTGGCACTGCCTGTGGGTGCTTATGTCTGGGTATCCCAGGGTCCATACAACTGCAGTGAGTGGTGTTTGCGCTGTTGCCCTCTTCACCGGAAAACCCTAAGATGCCCACAAGCAGTGCCACAGTGCAAGGATAGCTCCTTCAAAGATCCTTCAGCTGTCTATGAGGATGGTGAGAGTCACAGAGTCATGGAGGAGGACGAGAAGATAGAAAAGGAAGGTATCAGTTAA